ATTATTTCTTAAATATTCTTTATAACGTTCATATTGTAAAGTATTGTTTATTCTATATACATTATCAATGTCATAATTAGCTTTTTCAATTTGAATTTTGGAGTATTCAAATTCAAACCCAAAACCTTTATCAAGATTTTTATAAATAAAGAAAAAAGGATTAATTGTTTTATTATTGCTTCTTAAATTATTTATTTTAAATCCCCAATAGGGTTCAGCATCGGTTTTGTCTCTACTATATTCATATGGAATGAATTCAGCTTTTTGTGCCTTGATTCCAGTTTCTATAGTTGGTTTTGACGACTGCGAAAACAATGCAGAGTTTAATAGGATTAGGCTTAAGATTGTTGTTTTTATAGTTTTATGCATTTTAATGATTCAGGTTTTGTCATGTCGTATAACGAACCAGGCTACCCGAAGTTCCTCGGAGCTGAGCCTGCAAGGCAGGCGTTAGCGTCGGCGCGAATCTTGCGGAAGCAAGAGACGTGACGGAGAGGAATTTGCCGCAGGCCAAGCGAGGGCGAAGTCCCGAAGCGAAGTGGGTAGCCGATGTTAGTCGCAGTCCCGTTATATTGATTTCTTTTTTAATTTTAAATAAGCGTAGATAGTTGAAAGAAAAATATAAAATTGCCAATTATTCCATATAGATTCATCGATATTTTCCTTTTGTCTTTGATTCATGTGTCTAATTGAAAAATTGTTAATAATATTAAATAGGTCTGATTCATCCTGTTCAGATATTAAATCGTTTATGTTTGGTCTTATGTATTCTAGGATATCCGCTAATTCCCGAACTGAATCTTTTCTGTCTTTTTCGTTTGAATGTCTGTTTCTGAATTTTTTGATTGAATCGCTTAGCTTTATTAGAATCTTTTCGTCATTAGTCGGTGGTTCAGCATCAAATATTTCTTGCACTCCAAATTCGGATTTTTTATATATCATCCCGTCTTTTTCAAGTATATAATCTTTATTGTAATCTATAAGTTGAGCATTAATTTGATCTGAAAATTCTTTCCTGCCTAGTTCAATATCAAAGCTTTCAAAAATATCAAAACCATAGAGTTGTTCAATTCTTTCTTGAGTATATACAGGTTTTCTCACTATATCCCAAAGGAATTCAATTATATCAAAAAGATCCTCTTCGGAGTAATATTCATAATGATTGTATATAGGCCAAAGATTTCTTTTTCGAACTTTTAAGAATAGTTTCCTTGCGATATCTTCGTCATTACCCAACTTTCCATTATACCAGCGTCCTGGTAAAGAATAACTATCATAAAAACCTAGAGATTCAGCAAAATAGAAATTTTTAGAAAATTCACTAATGACTTCATTGATTAATTCACATAAATTTCTTAAATTTAATTTTTGATTTCGATTTCTATTGTTTCTAATTGAAAAGTATTCTTTAGACATATTATTTTAGGGATTGCGACTAACGAACTAGTGGAGACGACGTTCCCTGACCCTGAGTCCCGAACGGGACGTTAGGGACTGGCACGGAGTTTGCGGATGCAAACGAGTGACAGAAAGGGAATGTGCCGCAGGCCAAGCGAGGCCGTAAGTGCCGAAGCGCAGCGTTTCCATGCTGTTATGCGCAGTAAATTAGTTATCAAAACTTATTTCTACGGGACTTTCTATTTTAAATTTTCTAGTTTTCAAATCAATCCCATAAATTATTGCTGAAGCTGCGTTAAGTCTCGCATTTGTTTGATATTCAGAGGTTACGGTTATTCCGTCGTAAGTTGAATATTCTACAATGATAAAACTACTTATAATTTGTCCTATTTGAGGTAGGGACCAAATTTGTGAAATGTGTTTTCTTTCTTTTGGTGCTAGTAATTCAAAATCCTTACTTTTTAATTCGTCTTTGTATCCGAAAGATTTAATGAAAATAGTATACTCAGATGTATTCGTAAATTCTGACTTTAAAACAACATCATTACCTTCAATGTTCGTAATCATCTGTGCTTCTAGGATCGGTATTTCGCCTTCTGCAATTTTTCTTGCTAGATTCATTTTTAGATAAGGAATTTTTAGTTTTTTCTCAAGGCTTGCTTTTATATCTATTGAATTCCTAAAAGGAATTATCCAATTATTGTCTGTTTTATCTGAACTTTCTCCGTGAGTCGAAATCAATGAAAAAATACCAAATTCTTTTTCATGAATCCAATTTGGTTTGAAACCATTTGGATTTGATTTATAAACTTTATACTCACCGTAAGTTTTATCTCTTATATAAAACAAGATTGGTTTTGAATTTTTTTTTGCCTCTAAGTATTCTAAATGAGTAACACTTAATTTTGGATAGCCAAGATTTTCTACTGTATTACCGTATCTTTTATCGATTATAAAAATAACATAGTCTGATCTTCGTAGGTTTTCTAAACATGTTTCAATAGCTGATTTATCAGGAAAGAGTTCAAAATCTGAACTATCTATTTCACTTAATCTAACGGTAAAGCCTGTTTGTATTAAATGGTGAAAAATCTCGGCGCGTAAGTCTATAAGATCAAAAATTGTTGAGGATATAAATATATTCATAATATTTTTAATTTATTGCGCATAACGAACTAGGGGAGACGACGTTCCCTGACCCTGAGTCCCTGATGGGACGTTAGGGACTGGCACGGAGTTTGCGGATGCAAACGAGTGACAGAAAGGGAATGTGGCGCAGCCCAAGCGAGGCCGGCAGTG
This sequence is a window from Leptospira montravelensis. Protein-coding genes within it:
- a CDS encoding DUF4062 domain-containing protein translates to MNIFISSTIFDLIDLRAEIFHHLIQTGFTVRLSEIDSSDFELFPDKSAIETCLENLRRSDYVIFIIDKRYGNTVENLGYPKLSVTHLEYLEAKKNSKPILFYIRDKTYGEYKVYKSNPNGFKPNWIHEKEFGIFSLISTHGESSDKTDNNWIIPFRNSIDIKASLEKKLKIPYLKMNLARKIAEGEIPILEAQMITNIEGNDVVLKSEFTNTSEYTIFIKSFGYKDELKSKDFELLAPKERKHISQIWSLPQIGQIISSFIIVEYSTYDGITVTSEYQTNARLNAASAIIYGIDLKTRKFKIESPVEISFDN